The Sphaerospermopsis torques-reginae ITEP-024 genome has a window encoding:
- a CDS encoding carbohydrate ABC transporter permease: MSKLNWNWQNTNLWSFLLLLLGAFIVLLPLFVVFLTSFAPAGATPGVGGQNNWTLANYQEAWERGKFLLAFANSTLVAIAVTAFQIITSALAGYALARLKFWGKQAILLVILATLVIPFQLLVIPIFLVLKWGNLINTYWALILPTAVNGFGIFLLRQYFQTIPVELEEAAAIDGANRLQILWQVMLPLARPALVTLFLFTFIGEWNDLFKPLVFTTRPELRTVQLALAEFQEQFTNNWPLMMAAVTIATVPVMVLFLIGQKQFIRGIAATGIKN; encoded by the coding sequence ATGTCTAAACTCAACTGGAATTGGCAAAACACGAACTTATGGAGCTTTTTACTGTTACTGCTAGGAGCATTTATAGTTTTACTACCATTATTCGTGGTTTTTCTCACTTCCTTTGCTCCTGCGGGTGCAACACCGGGAGTTGGGGGACAGAATAACTGGACTTTAGCCAATTACCAGGAAGCGTGGGAACGAGGCAAGTTTTTACTGGCTTTTGCTAATTCTACCTTAGTAGCGATCGCAGTTACAGCTTTTCAGATTATCACATCCGCGCTGGCGGGTTACGCCCTGGCTAGGCTGAAATTTTGGGGTAAACAAGCAATATTACTAGTTATACTGGCCACTTTAGTCATTCCCTTTCAGTTATTGGTGATTCCCATTTTCCTGGTTTTGAAGTGGGGAAATTTGATTAACACCTACTGGGCTTTAATTTTACCCACTGCGGTTAATGGTTTTGGGATTTTTTTGTTACGTCAATATTTCCAGACAATTCCCGTAGAATTGGAAGAAGCAGCAGCTATTGATGGAGCGAACCGACTCCAAATTTTATGGCAGGTAATGTTACCTTTAGCACGTCCCGCTTTAGTAACTCTATTTTTGTTCACTTTTATCGGTGAGTGGAATGATTTATTTAAACCTTTGGTATTTACAACCAGACCAGAATTAAGAACTGTACAACTGGCTTTAGCAGAATTTCAAGAACAGTTTACTAATAATTGGCCGTTGATGATGGCGGCGGTGACAATTGCTACTGTTCCTGTCATGGTGTTATTTTTGATTGGACAAAAGCAGTTTATTCGCGGTATTGCAGCAACGGGGATAAAGAATTAA
- the hetR gene encoding heterocyst differentiation master regulator HetR, producing the protein MTNDIDLIKRLGPSAMDQIMLYLAFSAMRTSGHRHGAFLDAAATAAKCAIYMTYLEQGQNLRMTGHLHHLEPKRVKIIVEEVRQALTEGKLLKMLGSQEPRYLIQLPYVWMEKYPWQPGRSRVPGTSLTSEEKKQIERKLPKNLPDAQLVTSFEFLELIEFLHKRSQEELPQHHQMPLSEALAEHIKRRLLYSGTVTRIDSPWGMPFYALTRPFYAPADDQERTYTMVEDTARYFRMMKDWAERKANSMRAVEELDIPLEKMQEAMEELDEIIRAWADKYHCVGGTPMILQMAFGNQDD; encoded by the coding sequence ATGACTAACGACATAGATCTGATCAAACGTCTTGGTCCAAGTGCGATGGATCAGATCATGCTTTATCTAGCTTTTAGTGCCATGCGTACAAGTGGCCATAGGCATGGAGCATTTTTAGATGCAGCCGCAACAGCAGCTAAGTGTGCAATTTATATGACCTATCTAGAACAGGGACAAAACCTGCGAATGACAGGGCATTTGCACCACCTGGAGCCGAAGCGAGTCAAAATTATTGTCGAGGAAGTAAGACAAGCTCTGACTGAGGGTAAATTGCTAAAAATGCTGGGTTCCCAAGAACCTCGCTATTTGATTCAATTGCCTTATGTGTGGATGGAAAAATATCCTTGGCAACCAGGAAGGTCCCGTGTTCCTGGTACAAGCCTCACCAGTGAAGAGAAAAAACAAATCGAGCGCAAGCTGCCTAAAAATCTGCCTGACGCTCAGTTAGTTACTTCCTTTGAATTTTTAGAGCTAATTGAATTTCTACACAAGCGATCGCAAGAAGAGTTACCCCAGCATCACCAAATGCCTTTGAGCGAAGCTTTGGCAGAACATATCAAGCGCCGTCTACTCTACTCAGGTACAGTAACACGCATTGATTCACCTTGGGGAATGCCTTTTTACGCATTAACTCGTCCATTTTACGCCCCAGCAGACGACCAAGAACGTACTTATACAATGGTCGAAGATACTGCGCGTTATTTTCGGATGATGAAAGACTGGGCAGAAAGAAAAGCCAATTCTATGCGTGCTGTAGAAGAACTGGATATTCCTCTGGAAAAAATGCAGGAAGCAATGGAAGAATTGGATGAAATTATTCGCGCTTGGGCAGATAAATATCACTGCGTTGGCGGTACACCCATGATTTTACAAATGGCTTTTGGTAATCAAGACGACTAA
- a CDS encoding EamA family transporter: protein MGRFEKRPENSRNRSDLSRAAENALWDVVEDLEQLQQNVIRTLQDDVKRLETEKNRLANDIQRLIEEKEKLQQARQITEQQVLIRQLAEVLAKHISSQLQSSLKSLAEQSITGESSDQSTLRSAEVNSTVASEISENVSQMLNNLDDTVTIAFSSIQQELTNYQSHLSQQLLRMYDQQQQGEEILAEFVKRLRSELEKTKDTNSLKMLTGGAPTVLQLGETHKNGFSENSSQRIVAEPVSLLTQELPKSGNLSSDAVVVLPLPPEHPPEPISVLVPESFTSETSETLTPENPTPEHPAEPISVLVPESFTSETSETLTSKNPTPEHPAEPISVLVPESFTSETSETLTSKNPTPEHPAEPISVLVPESFTSETSETLTPENPTPEHPPEPVSVIVPESSPAKLNPYSPQQIQQEVTPRQQKPPSSPNKSSVQIGFLLVVLSTVMSSLYNVVVKALFYQGSDLLGNFQTQQLISPTLGNIFLILMLRLLVVVPLMLLLAPILHPPVWQDLQSLFDSVSRNAAAKKTNTKQVLLLSVVSGGLLFLSQVLIYIAIGQVTTGVAIALFFIYPMITSLLAWFLFRERPGLLSFSAISSIFCGQLLILGSYSTGINNTSLGIISGIMSGIAFSAYVILTRLSAPKLHPVSFALINFATMLLFSFVCLLVPLPSDWSLALRSANLLEVILSAFMLGVLTLCGYLFNNFGIRKLGGQRSALIGAVVPVLTVIFAGLMIQEKLDILQILGVLLVTGGAVGITWEKMQNVKSSIAKN, encoded by the coding sequence ATGGGGCGATTTGAAAAGCGACCAGAAAACTCACGAAACAGAAGCGACTTATCCAGAGCCGCAGAAAATGCCCTTTGGGATGTAGTTGAAGATTTAGAACAACTCCAACAGAATGTTATTAGAACTTTACAAGACGATGTAAAGCGGCTCGAAACTGAAAAAAACCGTTTAGCCAATGACATTCAACGATTAATAGAAGAAAAAGAAAAATTACAGCAAGCTCGACAAATTACTGAACAGCAAGTTTTGATTCGTCAGTTGGCGGAAGTTTTAGCAAAACATATATCTTCCCAACTGCAATCTTCACTCAAAAGTTTAGCTGAACAATCAATAACCGGAGAATCTTCCGATCAGTCCACCCTCAGATCGGCTGAAGTCAATTCTACAGTAGCTAGTGAAATTAGTGAAAATGTCAGCCAGATGTTGAACAATCTGGATGATACAGTCACAATTGCCTTTAGCTCTATCCAACAAGAATTAACAAATTATCAAAGTCATCTTTCCCAGCAGTTGTTACGAATGTACGATCAACAGCAGCAAGGGGAAGAAATTTTAGCAGAATTTGTCAAGCGTTTACGATCAGAACTGGAGAAAACCAAAGATACAAATTCTCTGAAAATGTTAACAGGAGGTGCGCCAACAGTATTACAACTGGGCGAAACCCACAAAAACGGTTTCTCGGAAAATTCTTCACAGAGAATAGTTGCTGAACCAGTTTCTTTACTGACTCAGGAGTTGCCAAAAAGTGGAAATTTATCCTCAGATGCTGTGGTTGTATTACCACTACCTCCAGAACATCCACCAGAACCAATTTCTGTGCTTGTTCCTGAGTCTTTCACTTCCGAAACATCAGAAACTTTAACTCCAGAAAATCCAACTCCAGAACATCCAGCAGAACCAATTTCTGTGCTTGTTCCTGAGTCTTTCACTTCCGAAACATCAGAAACTTTAACTTCAAAAAATCCAACTCCAGAACATCCAGCAGAACCAATTTCTGTGCTTGTTCCTGAGTCTTTCACTTCCGAAACATCAGAAACTTTAACTTCAAAAAATCCAACTCCAGAACATCCAGCAGAACCAATTTCTGTGCTTGTTCCTGAGTCTTTCACTTCCGAAACATCAGAAACTTTAACTCCAGAAAATCCAACTCCAGAACATCCACCAGAACCAGTTTCTGTCATTGTTCCTGAGTCTTCCCCAGCAAAATTAAACCCATACTCTCCCCAACAAATACAGCAGGAAGTAACACCCCGACAACAAAAACCTCCCAGTTCCCCAAACAAGTCTTCAGTGCAGATAGGTTTCCTGTTGGTTGTGTTGTCAACAGTGATGTCATCCCTTTACAACGTTGTTGTCAAGGCGCTTTTCTATCAAGGTTCGGATCTGTTAGGAAACTTCCAGACACAACAGTTAATCTCACCAACATTGGGAAATATTTTCTTAATCTTGATGCTGAGATTATTGGTAGTTGTACCTTTGATGTTGCTTTTGGCTCCTATTTTGCACCCTCCAGTTTGGCAAGACTTACAAAGTCTATTTGATTCAGTTAGCAGAAATGCTGCTGCCAAGAAAACAAACACAAAACAGGTATTACTGTTGTCGGTTGTGAGTGGTGGCTTGTTGTTTTTGTCCCAAGTTTTGATTTACATTGCTATTGGTCAAGTAACAACTGGAGTAGCGATCGCCCTGTTTTTTATTTATCCCATGATCACTTCACTCTTAGCTTGGTTTCTCTTTCGTGAGCGTCCTGGTTTATTAAGTTTTAGTGCAATTTCTAGCATTTTTTGTGGTCAATTATTAATCTTGGGTAGTTATTCAACTGGTATTAATAATACCTCTTTAGGAATTATTTCTGGAATTATGTCCGGAATAGCTTTTTCTGCATACGTAATTCTTACTAGGTTATCCGCTCCGAAACTGCATCCAGTTTCTTTTGCTTTAATTAATTTCGCAACCATGTTGTTATTCAGCTTTGTTTGCTTATTAGTACCTTTACCAAGTGATTGGAGTTTAGCCCTGAGATCAGCCAATTTACTGGAAGTGATTTTAAGTGCTTTTATGTTAGGTGTCCTCACTCTTTGCGGCTATTTATTCAACAATTTTGGCATTCGCAAATTAGGAGGACAACGCTCCGCTCTCATTGGTGCTGTTGTCCCAGTTTTGACTGTAATTTTCGCTGGATTAATGATTCAGGAAAAATTAGATATTCTGCAAATTCTGGGAGTTTTATTGGTAACTGGTGGCGCAGTTGGTATCACTTGGGAAAAAATGCAAAACGTTAAATCTTCCATTGCCAAAAATTAA
- a CDS encoding transporter suffix domain-containing protein encodes MQKLGLVLIIVSFLPWLAIALILPFLPLAVAQKALLVPALLVLAEVIFWLGALLVGKEVIQRYRRYLNFRYLRILLKRWKRKNTKR; translated from the coding sequence ATGCAAAAGCTGGGTTTAGTTTTAATCATTGTCTCGTTTTTACCCTGGTTGGCGATCGCCCTCATTCTACCATTTCTCCCGCTTGCAGTTGCCCAAAAAGCCCTATTAGTACCAGCTTTATTGGTTTTGGCTGAAGTTATATTTTGGTTAGGTGCGCTACTTGTTGGCAAGGAAGTAATACAGCGATATCGGCGTTATTTGAATTTTCGTTATCTGCGAATTTTGCTAAAAAGATGGAAACGGAAAAACACAAAAAGATAG
- a CDS encoding 4a-hydroxytetrahydrobiopterin dehydratase, translating to MAAQKLNETELQQALNSLPGWQIKDGKLCKEYKFKDFATALGWMVTAGVYAETMGHHPEWSNVYSTVKVNLITHDIGNAISNLDVELAKKMEEIYK from the coding sequence ATGGCAGCACAAAAACTTAACGAAACCGAACTACAACAAGCCCTAAATAGTTTACCAGGATGGCAAATTAAAGATGGCAAATTATGCAAAGAATACAAATTTAAAGACTTTGCTACCGCTTTAGGTTGGATGGTGACAGCAGGTGTTTACGCAGAAACAATGGGACATCACCCCGAATGGTCTAATGTTTACAGCACTGTAAAGGTGAATCTTATCACCCACGACATCGGTAATGCTATCAGTAATTTAGATGTCGAATTGGCGAAAAAAATGGAAGAAATATATAAATAG
- the moaA gene encoding GTP 3',8-cyclase MoaA — protein MNQVDYLRISLIDRCNFRCLYCMPEGAELDYILKQQLLTDEELLTLIQEVFIPVGFTRFRLTGGEPLLRPGVVELVKKVAHLPQTQDLAMTTNGFLLAPIAQKLYDAGLRRINISLDSLDPDTFEQIIGNQGRKRWQQVWDGIQAAYNVGFDPLKLNVVVIPGVNDHEVLDLAALTIDKNWHVRFIEFMPIGNGDLFGDRGWVSSAELRDRIRQRWGLTESQVRGNGPADVFQIPGAKGTLGFISQMSECFCDRCNRVRLSADGWLRPCLLNETGQIDLKSSLRAGCSTTQLQSQVRELLAIKSEINFKQRDSGTVGAYTRTMSQIGG, from the coding sequence ATGAACCAGGTAGACTATCTTCGTATTAGTTTAATTGATCGCTGTAATTTCCGTTGTCTGTATTGTATGCCGGAAGGTGCAGAATTAGACTATATCCTGAAACAACAATTATTAACTGATGAGGAACTACTCACTCTTATTCAAGAAGTATTTATCCCTGTTGGTTTTACTCGCTTCCGCTTGACTGGTGGTGAACCTCTACTCCGTCCTGGTGTGGTGGAGTTGGTAAAAAAAGTTGCCCATCTTCCCCAAACTCAAGATTTGGCAATGACTACTAATGGGTTTTTATTAGCTCCTATAGCTCAAAAACTTTATGATGCAGGTTTAAGAAGAATTAATATTAGTTTAGATTCTCTCGATCCAGATACTTTTGAGCAAATTATTGGTAATCAAGGCCGTAAACGTTGGCAGCAAGTCTGGGACGGGATTCAAGCTGCTTATAATGTGGGTTTTGATCCGTTAAAGTTAAATGTGGTGGTAATACCAGGTGTCAATGACCATGAAGTTTTGGATTTAGCTGCTTTAACGATTGATAAAAATTGGCACGTCCGATTTATTGAGTTTATGCCTATTGGTAATGGTGATTTGTTTGGCGATCGCGGTTGGGTATCTTCTGCTGAGTTACGCGATCGCATTCGTCAACGTTGGGGCTTGACAGAATCTCAAGTTCGTGGTAACGGTCCAGCAGATGTATTTCAAATTCCCGGAGCAAAGGGAACGCTGGGTTTTATTAGTCAAATGTCAGAGTGTTTTTGCGATCGCTGTAACCGAGTGCGTCTTTCTGCTGATGGTTGGTTACGTCCCTGCTTACTCAATGAAACTGGGCAAATTGATTTAAAATCTTCTTTACGTGCTGGTTGTAGCACTACTCAATTACAATCACAAGTCAGAGAACTATTAGCAATCAAATCAGAAATTAACTTTAAACAACGCGACTCCGGTACAGTCGGCGCGTACACCCGTACCATGTCGCAAATTGGAGGTTAA
- the rpsD gene encoding 30S ribosomal protein S4 — translation MSRYRGPRLRIVRRLGELPGLTRKSARRAYAPGQHGQNRKKRSEYAIRLEEKQKLRLNYGLTEKQMLRYVRKARRVTGSTGQVLLQLLEMRLDNTVFRMGMAPTIPAARQLVNHGHVTVNGRVVNIASYQCRPGEEIGVRNKEASKKLVEANLQYPGLANLPNHLEFDKNKLTGKVNSVIEREWVALQVNELLVVEYYSRQA, via the coding sequence ATGTCCCGATACAGAGGTCCGCGCCTCAGAATTGTCCGCCGCTTGGGCGAATTACCAGGATTAACTCGCAAAAGTGCTAGACGTGCCTATGCACCAGGCCAACATGGTCAAAACCGCAAAAAACGGTCTGAGTATGCTATCCGTCTAGAAGAAAAGCAAAAACTTCGCTTAAACTACGGTTTAACAGAAAAGCAAATGCTCCGCTATGTTCGTAAAGCCAGAAGAGTGACTGGTTCTACCGGACAAGTATTGCTGCAATTGCTGGAAATGCGTTTAGATAATACAGTTTTTCGCATGGGTATGGCTCCCACTATTCCCGCAGCACGTCAACTGGTAAACCACGGTCACGTTACCGTTAATGGTCGTGTAGTGAATATAGCCAGCTATCAGTGCCGTCCTGGTGAAGAAATTGGTGTGAGAAATAAAGAAGCATCCAAAAAATTGGTAGAAGCTAACTTACAGTATCCCGGTTTAGCTAACCTTCCCAATCACTTGGAATTTGATAAAAACAAATTGACTGGTAAAGTCAATAGTGTGATTGAAAGAGAATGGGTAGCACTCCAAGTTAATGAACTGCTGGTTGTGGAATACTACTCACGTCAAGCGTAA